A stretch of Flavobacteriales bacterium DNA encodes these proteins:
- a CDS encoding glycine--tRNA ligase, which translates to MSNQEDRLKTLIGHAKEYGFVFPSSEIYDGLSATYDYGPYGAELKNNIRQYWWAAMTKLNENIVGIDAAIFMHPTVWKASGHVDAFNDPLIDNKDSKKRYRADVLLEEHLAKYEQKIAKEIEKARGKFGEAFNEEQFRATNPNVKRSQERIDAVEGRMKAALEANDLEAVRQLIIDEEIKCPVSGTGNWTEVRQFNLMFATELGSVSGESSTIYLRPETAQGIFVNFLNVQKSARMKIPFGIAQTGKAFRNEIVARQFVFRMREFEQMEMQFFVKPGTEMEWYTTWKEKRIAWHRALGLPADHYRFHDHIKLAHYANAACDIEFQFPMGFKELEGIHSRTDFDLSSHEKHSGRKLTYFDPEANESYVPYVVETSIGLDRMFLAILSAAYDEEKLEGGEERVVLRIPAPLAPVKVAVLPLIKKDGLPEKAREIIDSLKLSHNCQYDEKDSIGKRYRRQDAIGTPYCITVDHETLSDNAVTIRERDSMKQERVPISEVERIVGEKVDLRGLLKQL; encoded by the coding sequence ATGAGCAATCAAGAAGACCGTCTGAAGACGTTGATCGGCCATGCCAAGGAGTATGGCTTCGTGTTCCCCAGCAGCGAGATCTACGATGGCCTGAGCGCCACCTACGACTACGGCCCGTACGGCGCCGAGCTGAAGAACAACATCCGGCAGTACTGGTGGGCCGCCATGACGAAGCTCAACGAGAACATCGTGGGCATCGACGCGGCCATCTTCATGCACCCCACCGTGTGGAAGGCGAGCGGCCACGTGGACGCCTTCAACGATCCGCTGATCGACAACAAGGACAGCAAGAAGCGCTACCGCGCGGACGTGCTGCTGGAAGAGCACCTGGCGAAGTATGAGCAGAAGATCGCCAAGGAGATCGAGAAGGCGCGCGGGAAATTCGGCGAGGCCTTCAACGAGGAGCAGTTCCGCGCCACCAACCCCAACGTGAAGCGCAGCCAGGAGCGCATCGATGCCGTGGAAGGCCGGATGAAGGCGGCGCTCGAGGCGAACGACCTGGAGGCGGTGCGCCAACTCATCATCGACGAGGAGATCAAGTGCCCGGTGAGCGGCACCGGCAACTGGACGGAGGTGCGGCAGTTCAACCTGATGTTCGCCACGGAGCTCGGCAGCGTGAGCGGCGAGAGCAGCACCATCTACCTGCGGCCGGAGACAGCGCAAGGCATCTTCGTCAACTTCCTCAACGTGCAGAAGAGCGCGCGCATGAAGATCCCCTTCGGCATCGCGCAGACCGGCAAGGCCTTCCGCAACGAGATCGTGGCGCGGCAGTTCGTGTTCCGCATGCGCGAGTTCGAGCAGATGGAGATGCAGTTCTTCGTGAAGCCCGGCACCGAGATGGAGTGGTACACCACCTGGAAGGAGAAGCGCATCGCCTGGCACCGAGCACTCGGCCTGCCCGCCGACCACTACCGCTTCCATGACCACATCAAATTGGCGCACTATGCCAATGCCGCGTGCGACATCGAGTTCCAGTTCCCCATGGGCTTCAAGGAGCTCGAGGGCATCCATAGCCGCACCGACTTCGACCTGAGCAGCCACGAGAAGCACAGCGGCCGCAAGCTCACCTACTTCGATCCCGAAGCCAACGAGAGCTACGTGCCGTACGTGGTGGAAACGAGCATCGGGCTGGACCGCATGTTCCTCGCGATCCTTAGCGCGGCCTACGATGAAGAGAAGCTCGAGGGCGGCGAAGAGCGCGTGGTGCTCCGCATCCCCGCTCCGCTCGCACCAGTGAAGGTGGCCGTGCTGCCTTTGATCAAGAAGGACGGCCTGCCCGAGAAGGCGCGCGAGATCATCGACAGCCTGAAGCTCTCGCATAACTGCCAGTACGACGAGAAGGACAGCATCGGCAAGCGTTACCGCAGGCAGGACGCCATCGGCACGCCCTACTGCATCACGGTGGACCACGAGACGCTCTCCGACAACGCCGTCACCATCCGCGAGCGCGACAGCATGAAGCAGGAGCGCGTGCCCATCAGCGAGGTAGAACGCATCGTGGGCGAGAAGGTGGATCTGCGGGGCTTGTTGAAGCAGTTGTAA
- a CDS encoding superoxide dismutase, with protein sequence MPHKLPELPYAANALEPHIDARTMEIHHGKHHQAYVTNLNKAIEGTPMDGQPIEALMASLDMTNMPVRNNGGGHYNHSLFWTLMAPNSGGTPSGELAEAITRDFGSFDAFKEKFATAGATRFGSGWAWLCVQKGGKLEVCSTPNQDNPLMPNTGCGGTPVLALDVWEHAYYLNYQNRRPDYIAAFWNVVNWAEVARRFAAGK encoded by the coding sequence ATGCCACATAAACTCCCCGAACTCCCCTACGCCGCCAACGCCTTGGAACCGCACATCGATGCGCGCACCATGGAAATCCACCATGGAAAGCACCACCAGGCCTATGTCACCAACCTGAACAAGGCCATTGAAGGCACCCCCATGGATGGCCAACCCATCGAGGCGCTCATGGCGAGCCTCGACATGACCAACATGCCCGTGCGCAACAACGGTGGCGGCCATTACAACCATAGCCTTTTCTGGACGCTCATGGCCCCGAATTCAGGCGGCACTCCGTCCGGTGAGCTGGCCGAAGCCATCACCCGCGATTTCGGGTCCTTCGATGCCTTCAAAGAGAAGTTCGCAACCGCCGGTGCCACCCGCTTCGGCAGTGGCTGGGCCTGGCTATGCGTTCAGAAAGGCGGCAAGCTCGAAGTGTGCTCTACGCCCAACCAGGATAACCCGCTCATGCCCAATACCGGCTGCGGAGGAACGCCGGTGCTGGCTCTCGATGTATGGGAGCATGCCTACTACCTCAACTACCAGAACCGCCGACCGGATTATATCGCAGCCTTCTGGAACGTGGTGAACTGGGCCGAAGTGGCACGGCGCTTTGCCGCGGGCAAGTAA
- a CDS encoding ribonucleotide-diphosphate reductase subunit beta has protein sequence MELPADPAFTNEPLLKENKDRFVIFPIQHNDIWQFYKKHEAAFWTAEEIDLHADLVDWAEKLNDDERYFIKHVLAFFAASDGIVNENLAENFLHEVQYPEARFFYGFQIAMENIHSETYSLLIDTLIKDPLEKDKLLHAIDTVPCVGKKAEWALKWISKGTFAERLIAFAAVEGIFFSGSFCSIFWLKKRGLMPGLSFSNELISRDEGLHCDFACLLYTKHLLNKLPKKTVETIIRDAVEIEKEFVTDALPVNLIGMNAKLMQQYIEFVADRLLMELGNEKIYNALNPFDFMEMISLQGKTNFFEKRVGEYQKAGVLNKGDKNEAKFTLDADF, from the coding sequence ATGGAGCTCCCCGCCGATCCCGCTTTCACCAACGAGCCCCTCCTCAAGGAGAACAAGGACCGCTTCGTCATCTTCCCCATCCAGCACAACGACATCTGGCAGTTCTATAAGAAGCATGAGGCCGCGTTCTGGACCGCCGAGGAGATCGACCTCCACGCTGACCTCGTGGACTGGGCCGAGAAGCTCAACGATGACGAGCGCTACTTCATCAAGCACGTGCTCGCCTTCTTCGCCGCCAGCGACGGCATCGTGAACGAGAACCTCGCGGAGAACTTCCTGCATGAGGTGCAGTACCCCGAGGCCCGCTTCTTCTACGGCTTCCAGATCGCCATGGAGAACATCCACAGCGAGACGTACAGCCTGCTCATCGACACGCTGATCAAGGATCCCCTGGAGAAGGACAAGCTGCTGCACGCCATCGACACCGTGCCGTGCGTGGGCAAGAAAGCCGAGTGGGCGCTGAAGTGGATCAGCAAGGGCACCTTCGCCGAGCGCCTCATCGCCTTCGCCGCCGTGGAGGGCATCTTCTTCAGCGGCAGCTTCTGCTCCATCTTCTGGCTGAAGAAGCGCGGCCTCATGCCCGGCCTCAGCTTCAGCAACGAGCTCATCAGCCGCGACGAGGGCCTGCACTGCGACTTCGCCTGCCTGCTCTACACCAAGCACCTGCTCAACAAGCTCCCCAAGAAGACCGTGGAGACCATCATCCGCGATGCCGTGGAGATCGAGAAGGAGTTCGTGACCGATGCCCTGCCCGTGAACCTGATCGGCATGAACGCCAAGCTCATGCAGCAGTACATCGAGTTCGTGGCCGATCGCCTGCTCATGGAGCTCGGCAACGAGAAGATCTACAACGCCCTGAACCCATTCGACTTCATGGAGATGATCTCGCTCCAGGGCAAGACCAACTTCTTCGAGAAGCGCGTTGGGGAGTACCAGAAGGCCGGCGTGCTCAACAAGGGCGATAAGAACGAGGCCAAGTTCACGTTGGACGCTGACTTCTAA
- a CDS encoding S41 family peptidase, giving the protein MNPQRHPISPYVPLLLSLALVAGLFIGRNMGGGSGGPLSVFQLRQPGAAEKLGQVLDLIDRQYVDTVEKEALVEEVLQEMLHRLDPHSYYISAAELRAATEPLEGSFDGIGVEFAIQRDTVVVVAPVEGGPSAQLGIRAGDRILKADTVPLAGVGITNDGVMKLLRGPKGSNVKVVIGRPGKKPMDVEITRGAIPIYSVAAALLRPDGTGYIKLSRFAKNTHAEFLAAADGLRAQGMQRLVLDLRGNGGGYLNAAVDLADEFLPDGSVIVYTQGRRSPRRDMLATDRGAYEDIPLAILIDEGSASASEIIAGALQDNDRATIVGRRSFGKGLVQEHIDLPDQSAVRITTARYYTASGRSIQKPYGAGVDYDADYERRTTHGELFSADSVRIDSTQVFRTKGGRIVYGGGGVMPDLFVAADTAEGSQFLTDLFFSGTLNQYAFDLADRERNRLLAFGSASAFKTRYALSESALDGLRKEAKEQGIMEKPGELERSRKQITNRLKAGVARNLWGDAGFYEVMLDSDSAFIRAASELAAGKATGQK; this is encoded by the coding sequence ATGAACCCGCAACGGCATCCGATATCCCCTTATGTGCCCTTGTTGCTCTCCTTGGCGCTGGTCGCCGGCCTGTTCATCGGGCGCAACATGGGCGGTGGGTCCGGCGGACCGTTGAGCGTATTCCAGCTCAGGCAACCGGGCGCCGCCGAGAAGCTCGGGCAAGTGCTGGACCTCATCGACCGGCAATACGTGGATACCGTGGAGAAGGAGGCGCTGGTGGAAGAAGTCCTTCAGGAGATGCTCCATCGGCTCGATCCGCACAGCTACTATATCAGTGCCGCTGAGCTGCGTGCCGCCACCGAGCCCCTCGAAGGCAGCTTCGACGGCATCGGCGTTGAGTTCGCGATACAACGGGATACCGTGGTGGTGGTGGCTCCGGTTGAAGGCGGGCCCAGCGCCCAATTGGGCATCCGCGCAGGCGACCGCATCCTGAAGGCCGATACTGTTCCCCTCGCGGGCGTGGGCATCACCAACGACGGCGTGATGAAGCTCCTTCGCGGCCCCAAGGGCAGCAATGTGAAGGTCGTGATCGGAAGGCCGGGCAAGAAGCCGATGGACGTGGAGATCACCCGCGGCGCCATCCCGATCTATAGCGTTGCGGCGGCGCTGCTGCGTCCCGATGGCACCGGCTACATCAAGCTGAGCCGCTTCGCGAAGAATACCCATGCCGAGTTCCTTGCTGCAGCCGATGGGCTCCGCGCCCAGGGCATGCAGCGCCTGGTGCTCGATCTGCGCGGCAACGGCGGTGGCTACTTGAATGCGGCTGTTGACCTGGCCGACGAGTTCCTGCCCGATGGCAGCGTGATCGTGTACACCCAGGGCCGCAGATCGCCTCGACGGGACATGCTGGCTACCGACCGAGGAGCGTATGAGGACATCCCATTGGCGATCCTCATCGATGAAGGCTCGGCCAGCGCGAGTGAGATCATTGCCGGGGCCCTGCAGGACAATGATCGGGCGACCATCGTCGGCCGCCGGTCCTTCGGGAAAGGCCTGGTGCAGGAACACATCGACCTGCCGGACCAGAGCGCTGTGCGGATCACCACGGCGCGCTACTACACGGCCAGTGGCCGCAGCATCCAGAAACCCTACGGCGCGGGGGTTGATTACGATGCCGATTATGAACGGCGAACCACGCACGGGGAGCTTTTCTCGGCCGACAGCGTGCGCATTGACAGCACGCAGGTCTTCCGCACCAAGGGCGGGCGCATCGTATACGGCGGCGGTGGCGTGATGCCCGACCTCTTCGTGGCGGCCGATACCGCTGAGGGATCCCAATTCCTCACGGACCTGTTCTTCAGCGGCACGCTGAATCAATACGCTTTCGACCTGGCCGACCGCGAACGGAACCGGCTGCTGGCCTTTGGCAGCGCCTCCGCGTTCAAAACGCGCTATGCCCTGTCCGAATCAGCGCTCGACGGACTGCGCAAGGAGGCCAAGGAACAGGGCATCATGGAAAAGCCGGGGGAACTCGAGCGGTCGCGAAAGCAGATCACCAACCGATTGAAGGCTGGCGTGGCTCGCAACCTATGGGGCGATGCCGGTTTCTACGAAGTGATGCTGGACTCCGACTCCGCCTTCATCCGGGCCGCAAGCGAGCTGGCCGCCGGCAAGGCGACTGGGCAAAAATGA
- a CDS encoding DUF3109 family protein — protein sequence MIEHRNTLISEDLFEKRFVCDLNACKGACCVEGESGAPLLKEEAEQIEKLWPKYKSYIPEKGRQAVAEQGFSVIDEDGDLVTPLVDGKKECAFTVFDEKGIALCGIEKAWKDGKIPFRKPISCHLYPIRIEKIGERDGLNYHKWNLCKPACTCGAKLDVPVFRFLKDSLIRAYGAEWYAELEGIYAEWLAEPKRKGR from the coding sequence ATGATCGAGCACCGCAACACCCTCATCTCCGAGGATCTCTTCGAGAAGCGCTTCGTCTGCGACCTGAACGCGTGCAAGGGCGCGTGCTGCGTGGAGGGCGAGAGCGGCGCGCCGCTGCTGAAGGAAGAGGCCGAGCAGATCGAGAAGCTCTGGCCGAAGTACAAGAGCTACATCCCGGAGAAGGGCAGGCAAGCCGTGGCCGAGCAGGGCTTCAGCGTGATTGACGAGGACGGCGACCTGGTGACGCCGCTGGTGGATGGCAAGAAGGAATGCGCGTTCACCGTCTTCGATGAGAAGGGCATCGCACTGTGCGGCATCGAGAAGGCCTGGAAGGATGGCAAGATCCCTTTCCGCAAGCCGATCAGCTGCCACTTGTATCCAATCCGCATCGAGAAGATCGGCGAGCGCGACGGGCTCAACTACCACAAGTGGAACCTGTGCAAGCCGGCCTGCACCTGCGGCGCGAAGCTCGATGTGCCCGTGTTCCGTTTCCTGAAGGATTCGCTGATCCGCGCATACGGGGCGGAGTGGTACGCCGAGCTGGAGGGGATCTATGCGGAGTGGCTCGCCGAGCCGAAGCGGAAAGGGCGGTAG
- a CDS encoding HEPN domain-containing protein produces the protein MTKALPIAQAFLNGAKAYRRALEVTRSSSEALGMDAPIMFLGCHAIELGLKAFLRGRGMKVPRSHDLSKLLNACVHAGMPVSFESKQCIDVAADEVAAHGFRYFAFANSGRPTVEYLAETADEILATVAKESASWQTTGLNKAVMKLRVGRAVPKTP, from the coding sequence ATGACCAAAGCGCTTCCGATCGCACAGGCGTTCCTGAATGGGGCAAAGGCCTACAGACGTGCGCTGGAGGTCACCAGATCAAGCTCAGAAGCACTGGGCATGGATGCCCCCATCATGTTCCTTGGGTGCCATGCGATCGAGCTTGGGTTAAAGGCATTTCTCAGGGGAAGGGGCATGAAGGTGCCGCGCTCGCATGATCTGTCCAAACTGCTGAACGCGTGCGTTCACGCTGGTATGCCAGTTTCATTCGAATCAAAGCAATGCATCGATGTTGCAGCGGATGAGGTCGCAGCCCACGGTTTTCGGTACTTCGCCTTCGCGAACTCCGGGAGGCCAACCGTGGAGTACCTCGCCGAAACAGCGGACGAAATCCTGGCCACGGTGGCGAAGGAATCGGCAAGTTGGCAAACTACTGGCTTGAATAAGGCCGTTATGAAGTTGCGAGTCGGTAGAGCTGTTCCCAAGACCCCCTGA
- a CDS encoding ribonucleoside-diphosphate reductase subunit alpha: MYVVKRDGRREAVKFDKITARVKKLCYELDPIVDATQVTLKVIDGIFDGVTTTQLDNLTAEVAATMTVKHPDYAQLASRIAVSNLHKNTKKSFSETMKDLYTYLDPKTGARAALLADDVHEIIQKNAEVLDSAIIYDRDFNYDYFGFKTLERSYLLRLHGQVVERPQHMLMRVAIGIHKSDIESAIRTYNDLSEGWYTHATPTLFNAGSPKPQMSSCFLLQLKDDSISGIYDTLKQCAQISQSAGGIGLSVHNLRAKGSYIKGTNGTSNGIVPMLRVFNDTARYVDQGGGKRKGSFAIYLEPWHADVFDFLELKKNHGKEEMRARDLFYAMWIPDLFMKRVEQNGDWTLMCPNECPGLCDTHSAEFEALYEKYEQEGKGRQTIKAQDLWFKILESQIETGTPYILFKDAANSKSNQQNLGTIKSSNLCTEIIEYTSPDEVAVCNLGSIALPKFVEKGKFDHDKLFEVTYQLTKNLNRVIDENYYPIPEARRSNMRHRPIGIGVQGLADAFILMRYPFDSVEAKVLNREVFETIYYAALTASKDLAKEHGPYETYEGSPVSKGILQPDMWKVKPSDRWEWDALREEVKEHGVRNSLLLAPMPTASTAQILGNNECFEPYTSNIYTRRVLSGEFVVVNKYLLRDLVKLNLWGEELKNKIIAANGSVANIPEIPENLKQLYKTAWEISQKVIIDMAADRGAYICQSQSLNIFMENANFGKLTSMHFYSWKAGLKTGMYYLRTKAATDAIKFTVDKSKLAQPAAAEAKVGNGIAVGSTVMLDPVMNGPTVTRVVNGVEMSEEEYEAAKNACSLDNPEGCEMCSG; encoded by the coding sequence ATGTATGTAGTCAAGCGCGACGGACGCCGGGAGGCCGTGAAATTCGACAAGATCACCGCCCGCGTGAAGAAGCTCTGCTATGAGCTCGACCCCATCGTGGATGCCACCCAGGTCACCCTGAAAGTGATCGACGGCATCTTCGACGGCGTTACCACCACGCAGCTCGATAACCTCACCGCTGAGGTGGCCGCCACCATGACGGTGAAGCACCCGGACTATGCGCAGCTCGCCAGCCGCATCGCCGTGAGCAACCTGCACAAGAACACCAAGAAGTCCTTCAGCGAGACCATGAAGGACCTCTACACCTACCTCGATCCGAAGACCGGCGCACGGGCCGCCCTCCTCGCCGACGATGTGCACGAGATCATCCAGAAGAACGCCGAGGTGCTCGATAGCGCCATCATCTACGACCGCGACTTCAACTACGACTACTTCGGCTTCAAGACCCTCGAGCGCAGCTACCTCCTGCGCCTGCACGGGCAAGTGGTGGAGCGCCCGCAGCACATGCTCATGCGCGTGGCCATCGGCATCCACAAGAGCGACATCGAGAGCGCCATCCGCACCTACAACGACCTGAGCGAAGGCTGGTACACCCACGCCACGCCCACGCTCTTCAACGCCGGCTCGCCCAAGCCGCAGATGAGCAGCTGCTTCCTGTTGCAGTTGAAGGACGACAGCATCAGCGGCATCTACGACACCCTGAAGCAGTGCGCGCAGATCAGCCAGAGCGCCGGCGGCATCGGCCTCAGCGTGCACAACCTCCGCGCGAAGGGCTCCTACATCAAGGGCACCAACGGCACCAGCAACGGCATCGTGCCCATGCTGCGCGTCTTCAACGACACCGCCCGCTACGTGGACCAGGGCGGCGGCAAGCGCAAAGGCAGCTTCGCCATCTACCTGGAGCCCTGGCACGCCGACGTGTTCGACTTCCTCGAGCTGAAGAAGAACCACGGCAAGGAAGAGATGCGCGCGCGCGACCTCTTCTACGCCATGTGGATTCCCGACCTCTTCATGAAGCGCGTGGAGCAGAACGGCGATTGGACCCTGATGTGCCCCAACGAATGCCCCGGCCTCTGCGACACCCACAGCGCGGAGTTCGAGGCGCTCTACGAGAAGTACGAGCAGGAAGGCAAGGGCCGCCAGACCATCAAGGCGCAGGACCTCTGGTTCAAGATCCTCGAGAGCCAGATCGAGACCGGCACGCCCTACATCCTCTTCAAGGACGCCGCCAACAGCAAGAGCAACCAGCAGAACCTCGGCACCATCAAGAGCAGCAACCTCTGCACGGAGATCATCGAGTACACCAGCCCCGATGAGGTGGCCGTGTGCAACCTCGGCTCCATCGCGCTGCCCAAGTTCGTGGAGAAGGGCAAGTTCGATCACGACAAGCTCTTCGAGGTCACCTACCAGCTCACCAAGAACCTCAACCGCGTCATCGACGAGAACTACTACCCGATCCCCGAGGCGCGCCGCAGCAACATGCGCCACCGCCCCATCGGCATCGGCGTGCAGGGCCTCGCGGATGCCTTCATCCTCATGCGCTATCCCTTCGATAGCGTCGAGGCCAAGGTGCTGAACCGCGAGGTCTTCGAGACCATCTACTACGCCGCCCTCACCGCCAGCAAGGACCTGGCGAAGGAGCACGGCCCCTACGAGACCTACGAGGGCAGCCCCGTGAGCAAGGGCATCCTGCAGCCCGACATGTGGAAGGTGAAGCCCAGCGACCGGTGGGAGTGGGACGCGCTGCGCGAAGAGGTGAAGGAGCATGGCGTGCGCAACAGCCTGCTGCTGGCCCCCATGCCCACCGCCAGCACCGCGCAGATCCTCGGCAACAACGAGTGCTTCGAGCCCTACACCAGCAACATCTACACGCGCCGCGTGCTCAGCGGCGAATTCGTGGTGGTGAACAAGTACCTGCTGCGCGATTTGGTGAAGCTGAACCTCTGGGGCGAGGAGCTCAAGAACAAGATCATCGCCGCCAACGGCAGCGTGGCCAACATCCCGGAGATCCCCGAGAACCTCAAGCAGCTCTACAAGACCGCCTGGGAGATCAGCCAGAAGGTCATCATCGATATGGCCGCCGACCGCGGCGCCTACATCTGCCAGAGCCAGAGCCTCAACATCTTCATGGAGAACGCCAACTTCGGCAAGCTCACCAGCATGCACTTCTACAGCTGGAAGGCGGGCCTGAAGACCGGCATGTACTACCTGCGCACCAAGGCCGCCACCGACGCCATCAAGTTCACGGTGGACAAGAGCAAGCTGGCGCAGCCCGCAGCCGCCGAAGCCAAAGTGGGCAACGGCATAGCCGTGGGCAGCACCGTGATGCTCGATCCCGTGATGAACGGCCCCACCGTGACCCGCGTGGTGAATGGCGTGGAGATGAGCGAGGAGGAATACGAAGCCGCCAAGAACGCCTGCTCACTCGATAACCCGGAGGGGTGCGAGATGTGCAGTGGGTAG
- a CDS encoding dCMP deaminase family protein, protein MQQDSLVYADPQKQERYDRAYMRMAQEWAKLSHCTRKKVGALIVKEGMIISDGYNGTPTGFPNDCEDADGLTHWHVLHAEANAIMKVARSTNNAREATLYLTHSPCKECSKLILQSGIKRLVYLDAYKDPSGLDLLRDGGVLIAQLL, encoded by the coding sequence ATGCAGCAGGATTCCCTGGTTTACGCCGACCCCCAGAAACAGGAGCGCTACGACCGTGCGTACATGCGCATGGCACAGGAATGGGCCAAGCTGAGCCATTGCACCCGCAAGAAAGTGGGCGCCCTCATCGTGAAGGAGGGCATGATCATCAGCGATGGATACAATGGCACCCCTACGGGGTTCCCGAATGATTGCGAGGATGCCGACGGTCTAACCCATTGGCATGTGCTGCATGCCGAGGCCAACGCCATCATGAAAGTGGCCCGCAGCACCAACAATGCCCGCGAAGCCACGTTGTACCTGACGCACTCGCCTTGCAAGGAATGCAGCAAGCTCATCCTTCAATCCGGAATCAAGCGCTTGGTGTACCTCGACGCTTACAAGGACCCCTCGGGCCTCGACCTGCTGCGGGATGGAGGCGTGCTCATCGCGCAGCTCCTGTGA